Proteins from a genomic interval of Fusarium oxysporum Fo47 chromosome I, complete sequence:
- a CDS encoding rab-GTPase-TBC domain-containing protein, with amino-acid sequence MSQPQDVASPVAQHHIDTEPEKHEQQQQKTHEMSEKQDGPEAHDEKETTPTMEDKQEGLDIHKKDEDSIAENHEDKAEDNTEVKHEDKHEEKPEETNDKPEENQQEQLSQNDTNVKRLSSGTESDDTMSASDADDKFEDAVTQSPARSLTKRNISQAKRRESEVEEPTDRRSEESHPHEETLDTKVTQHKVTGSEAGSVKGEQSRRKPSIASTRISNTSNLDNVSLDDDTPPSPVPKDLPPKPNSKTISLNSISLPSMPWSPAADTSKSPVPPAATLAPTPPVPQPPPPPSRKLTSPFSWLSRSSSKEREPPLPPPPAGRRNTAGSIATLSSNPEMMLSRLEEEKDGDSLPGDPAQRVTLKDRFKQLRQQEEAARAMAEGDSSKYDGALGLTLPGDEGQPQEKPPSSPVPQPIPGLAPGTVAGVNAGPSAISEEKVDWDLWQSVVYEGPAAVARTSAEELNKAIATGIPSAIRGVVWQVLADSKNDDLELVYKDLVARGTDKSKDRHSNSTTASSLSNGNLSVHSGDAVTSSASSINSDHSGTNGTPSPNEKSAEAVLKAQAAAAAERKRKDKEDAATLQKLEKTIRRDLGARTSYSKYAAAAGLQEGLFGVCKAYALFDEGVGYAQGMNFLIMPLLFNMPEQEAFCLLVRLMNHYKLRDLFIQDMPGLHMHLYQFERLLEDFEPALYCHLHRRGISPHLYATQWFLTLFAYRFPLQLVLRIYDLIFSEGLSAILRFGIVLMQKNASILLGLSDMQQLTTYLKDKLFDVYIDKDPSHGSLLENGFFGSSSSSIDKEVYRADQLVKDACEVKITPEMLKSYSTEWEEKTKAEKDRENELLELRTANHNLSIQVRKLEERVEVCDREQADLATELVHTKVENQELRDENDSMRGQVRELKIVIEKQPMEIEETWKLERDDLMKRNMHVHEENQRLEKELSELEEELVQTKLRYAEINSQHETLNHSAFKPSQ; translated from the exons atGTCGCAACCGCAAGATGTCGCCTCGCCGGTAGCCCAACACCACATCGATACCGAGCCTGAAAAgcatgagcagcagcagcagaagacCCATGAAATGTCCGAGAAGCAAGATGGGCCAGAGGCACACGACGAAAAAGAAACAACACCCACAATGGAGGACAAACAAGAAGGTTTAGACATACACAAAAAGGACGAAGACAGCATAGCAGAGAATCATGAAGATAAGGCTGAAGACAACACTGAAGTGAAGCACGAAGACAAGCACGAAGAAAAACCAGAAGAGACAAATGACAAGCCAGAGGAAAATCAACAAGAGCAGCTGTCGCAAAACGACACCAATGTCAAAAGACTCTCGTCTGGCACGGAGTCTGACGACACTATGTCG GCATCCGACGCTGATGATAAATTCGAAGATGCTGTAACGCAGTCCCCTGCAAGGTCCCTTACCAAACGAAACATTTCACAGGCCAAACGCCGTGAAAGCGAAGTGGAGGAGCCAACCGATCGGCGGTCTGAAGAGTCGCATCCCCACGAGGAAACTCTAGACACAAAGGTCACTCAGCATAAGGTCACTGGATCCGAGGCAGGCAGCGTCAAAGGAGAGCAATCACGACGCAAACCGTCAATAGCTTCTACACGAATTTCCAATACTTCAAATCTGGATAACGTCAGTCTTGACGACGATACGCCCCCATCTCCAG TGCCAAAAGATCTTCCACCGAAACCAAACAGCAAGACGATATCTCTGAACAGCATCTCTCTTCCGTCTATGCCTTGGTCGCCCGCCGCTGATACTTCGAAAAGCCCTGTGCCACCAGCAGCTACACTTGCGCCCACCCCACCAGTGCCTCAGCCTCCGCCACCACCCAGCCGAAAGCTGACAAGCCCTTTCTCTTGGCTTTCTCGAAGCTCCAGCAAAGAGAGAGAACCTCCGCTTCCACCCCCCCCTGCTGGCCGAAGGAACACAGCTGGTTCGATTGCAACACTATCAAGCAATCCTGAAATGATGTTGAGTCGCTTAGAGGAGGAAAAGGATGGAGACTCACTACCCGGTGACCCTGCCCAACGGGTCACCCTGAAAGACAGATTCAAACAACTgcgacaacaagaagaggctgcACGCGCAATGGCCGAAGGTGACAGTAGTAAATATGACGGAGCTCTTGGCCTTACTTTGCCAGGTGATGAAGGCCAACCCCAAGAGAAGCCCCCGTCGTCGCCTGTTCCTCAGCCTATTCCTGGGCTGGCCCCCGGCACAGTCGCGGGAGTCAACGCAGGACCTTCGGCCATTTCAGAAGAAAAAGTCGATTGGGACTTGTGGCAATCTGTTGTATATGAGGGGCCGGCTGCTGTTGCTCGAACTAGCGCCGAGGAACTGAACAAAGCTATTGCAACCGGCATCCCTAGTGCAATCCGTGGCGTTGTCTGGCAGGTGTTGGCTGATAGCAAGAATGACGACTTGGAATTAGTATACAAAGATCTGGTGGCTCGCGGTACAGACAAGAGCAAAGACCGTCACAGTAATAGTACGACTGCTAGTTCGCTGAGCAACGGAAACCTCAGCGTTCATAGCGGGGACGCCGTCacatcatcagcctcttCCATCAATTCGGACCACTCAGGTACAAACGGCACGCCATCTCCAAACGAGAAGAGTGCTGAGGCTGTTTTGAAAGCTCAAGCTGCCGCAGCGGCTGAGCGGAAGCGGAAGGACAAGGAGGACGCGGCGACACTACAGAAACTGGAAAAGACAATACGCCGGGATCTTGGTGCCCGAACCAGCTATTCTAAGTAtgcggctgctgctgggCTTCAAGAGGGCCTGTTTGGTGTCTGCAAGGCATATGCCCTTTTTGACGAAGGTGTTGGCTACGCCCAGGGTATGAACTTTCTCATTATGCCACTACTATTCAAC ATGCCTGAGCAGGAAGCTTTCTGTCTCCTCGTTCGACTAATGAATCACTACAAGCTGCGAGATTTGTTTATCCAGGATATGCCGGGATTGCACATGCATCTTTATCAGTTCGAGCGGCTTTTGGAAGACTTCGAGCCAGCATTGTACTGCCATCTTCACCGGCGGGGAATATCTCCTCATCTCTATGCCACGCAATGGTTTTTGACGCTTTTTGCCTACCGGTTTCCTCTTCAACTAGTCCTCCGCATCTACGACCTTATCTTCTCCGAGGGCTTGTCAGCAATTCTACGCTTCGGAATTGTTCTAATGCAGAAGAATGCCAGCATTCTCCTGGGATTATCTGACATGCAGCAACTCACCACATACCTTAAGGACAAACTGTTCGACGTCTATATTGATAAGGATCCTAGCCATGGCAGTCTTCTTGAAAATGGTTTCTTTGGAAGCTCGAGCTCTAGCATTGATAAGGAAGTCTATCGTGCAGACCAACTCGTAAAAGATGCCTGCGAAGTTAAAATCACTCCAGAAATGCTCAAATCTTATAGCACAGAATGGGAAGAGAAaaccaaggccgagaaggatCGTGAGAACGAACTCTTGGAGCTCCGCACAGCGAATCATAATCTCTCCATTCAAGTCCGGAAACTGGAGGAGAGGGTTGAAGTATGCGATCGTGAGCAAGCAGATCTGGCAACAGAGCTTGTGCACACAAAGGTCGAAAACCAGGAACTCAGAGACGAGAATGACAGCATGAGGGGTCAAGTTCGGGAGTTGAAGATCGTCATTGAGAAGCAACCCATGGAAATAGAGGAGACATGGAAACTTGAGCGGGACGATCTGATGAAACGCAACATGCATGTTCATGAGGAGAATCAAAGACTCGAAAAGGAGTTGTCCGAGTTGGAAGAAGAGTTGGTCCAGACAAAGCTGCGCTATGCAGAG ATCAATTCTCAGCACGAGACCTTGAATC ATTCGGCATTCAAGCCCTCCCAATAG
- a CDS encoding ribosomal protein S8e-domain-containing protein, with protein MNPCAPTFIPVEPSGDEFSSNEDGSSTPSSMEARHPDQDVRSPRARPRGRTIPSITIDPEGYESMFPALRTVNKVDPLKIRSPKMKRKQRSRRQMSRGKDGRVQSSNSVNDEQLSIGHQFSQSSDDEEEGSNEPPLEYLKPTVYTPRKSLEFLKPDVYTPPASSHNSFSRPRTRASMRATDARARTRSPRRAWRPPTPHPDGRPRGSRLRCAPTPNQRIMSSVGYPVPLVFPNPTYSHFPSEPPHPMMHHPINYAPRMGPSLVPPMMPYSPLPWPIAPVPWSAHLAQPEMMMDYPAYYDSHYEQMDWPSFEGESGMYYAPQPPPTLPPQHFIYYQPESHMRPQMLPHSQYRMHLQPPERSGLYPTSQGSDSQSDSRSQHTESQHEKRASTSSSAKESNSSSGAATNVSDTTTPLRIQVDMIKDQSGGAQPGSKHNNDDSTQEEVKKELRKAADYSKTKGFIPTRQAQNSQDSPRLVRGAKINLKRETAPQEENKARETHKLVDPLQNAPRGPSSARQLPQTFSSTVKQALNLNGPESGSWSQSKRWTSFATKERQAFQKTMANLRYMSADQSPFVPQSPVELTAFKANLAESKTRKLDQEVKQRLARTNASVDEGVETQVKPMMKLLRGKKFKDCLSPVFAASDCFNTSRNQPPYDAGWPTLTELKEEGDKRSSRQGRCLPLPRLDLVSRRLSSEISEACSSDGAVRNDKRTVQVGSRYLCPVTPEEPSITPPIELQSEEVPLILATLLQSINAAEDDAKRTEEDNEKTIGQEHEEKVEEKGASHADFHDFWQALTCRTCQTLHPPTLESSFSQKVLHDHPPIRLPETAIMGISRDSRHKRSASGAKRAYYRKKRAFEAGRQGANTRIGPKRIHTVRTRGGNHKYRALRLDSGNFAWGSEGLTRKTRVIAVAYHPSNNELVRTNTLTKSAVVQVDAAPFRQWYEAHYGQAIGRRRQKAQAAKEGKTEEEVKKSNAVEKKQAARLSSRGKVESAIEKQFEAGRLYAVVSSRPGQSGRVDGYILEGEELAFYQRKLHK; from the exons ATGAATCCTTGTGCGCCAACATTTATCCCGGTTGAACCTTCGGGAGATGAGTTCTCTTCTAATGAAGATGGGTCTTCTACTCCGTCTTCCATGGAAGCACGACATCCAGATCAAGATGTGCGCTCACCTCGAGCACGACCCCGAGGTAGAACAATTCCTTCCATTACCATCGACCCCGAAGGATATGAATCCATGTTCCCTGCTCTTCGAACTGTGAACAAGGTTGATCCTCTCAAGATTCGGAGTCCGAAAATGAAAAGGAAACAGCGAAGCAGGCGCCAGATGTCCAGAGGCAAAGACGGCCGGGTCCAGTCTTCAAACTCGGTCAACGATGAACAGTTGAGCATAGGGCATCAGTTCTCACAGTcctctgatgatgaggaagagggcaGTAATGAGCCTCCCCTGGAATATCTGAAACCGACAGTTTACACTCCGAGGAAGTCACTTGAATTCCTCAAACCCGACGTTTATACACCTCCGGCCTCATCTCACAACTCTTTCAGTCGCCCTAGAACCAGGGCAAGCATGCGGGCGACTGACGCCAGAGCGAGAACCAGGTCTCCTAGGCGGGCATGGAGGCCCCCAACTCCCCATCCAGACGGTAGACCGCGAGGCTCCAGATTACGATGTGCACCTACGCCAAACCAGAGAATTATGTCATCGGTTGGGTATCCAGTTCCTCTGGTTTTCCCAAATCCCACTTACAGCCACTTTCCATCAGAACCTCCCCATCCAATGATGCATCATCCGATCAACTATGCGCCACGTATGGGGCCATCTCTGGTGCCGCCTATGATGCCATACTCGCCTCTACCATGGCCTATTGCCCCGGTCCCGTGGTCGGCCCATTTGGCTCAACcagagatgatgatggactATCCGGCGTACTATGATAGCCATTATGAACAAATGGATTGGCCTTCATTTGAGGGAGAGAGTGGGATGTATTATGCACCGCAGCCACCACCAACCCTGCCGCCACAGCATTTCATTTATTATCAGCCAGAGTCACATATGCGACCACAAATGCTGCCTCATAGTCAATACCGAATGCATTTGCAGCCTCCAGAAAGGTCTGGATTGTATCCAACTTCCCAGGGCAGTGATTCACAGAGTGACTCGAGGAGTCAGCACACGGAAAGCCAGCATGAGAAAAGGGCCAGTACCTCTAGTTCCGCCAAGGAAAGCAACTCTAGCTCCGGAGCAGCTACCAATGTGTCCGATACTACAACCCCTTTGAGAATTCAAGTCGATATGATCAAGGATCAAAGCGGAGGGGCACAGCCGGGGTCAAAGCACAACAA TGACGACTCGAcgcaagaagaagtcaaGAAAGAGCTTCGCAAGGCGGCTGACTATAGTAAGACCAAAGGGTTCATCCCAACTCGACAGGCACAAAATTCACAAGATTCTCCTCGCCTTGTGAGAGGTGCGAAGATCAACCTCAAGCGAGAGACTGCACCCCAAGAGGAGAACAAAGCTCGAGAGACGCATAAACTGGTCGATCCGCTCCAAAATGCACCCAGAGGCCCATCTTCCGCGCGCCAACTTCCTCAGACGTTCAGTTCTACCGTGAAACAGGCTTTAAATTTGAACGGGCCTGAGTCGGGTTCATGGTCTCAATCCAAAAGATGGACAAGCTTTGCTACAAAGGAACGGCAGGCGTTTCAGAAGACGATGGCCAATTTGCGTTACATGAGCGCCGACCAGTCTCCATTTGTTCCTCAGAGCCCAGTAGAGCTGACAGCTTTCAAGGCAAATCTGGCAGAATCAAAGACAAGGAAGCTCGATCAAGAGGTTAAGCAACGCCTGGCAAGGACGAATGCGagcgttgatgaaggcgtgGAGACTCAAGTCAAACCTATGATGAAGCTGCTCCGTGGGAAGAAATTTAAAGATTGTCTTTCCCCTGTGTTCGCAGCTAGCGATTGCTTCAACACATCACGGAACCAGCCGCCGTATGACGCTGGATGGCCAACCCTCACCGAACTCAAAGAAGAGGGGGATAAACGCTCCAGTCGACAGGGCCGGTGCCTGCCTCTCCCAAGGCTGGATCTCGTTTCTCGCAGACTATCTTCGGAAATATCTGAGGCTTGCAGCTCTGATGGGGCAGTCCGCAACGACAAGAGAACTGTTCAAGTTGGATCCCGTTATCTTTGTCCTGTGACACCAGAAGAGCCTTCTATTACCCCACCGATCGAGCTGCAATCAGAAGAAGTCCCTCTCATCCTCGCTACACTTCTTCAATCCATAAATGCAGCCGAAGATGATGCGAAAAGGACGGAAGAGGACAACGAGAAGACGATTGGACAGGAGCATGAGGAGAAGGTCGAGGAGAAAGGAGCAA GCCATGCTGATTTTCATGAT TTTTGGCAAGCCCTAACCTGCCGCACTTGCCAAACCCTCCACCCACCCACCCTTGAATCCTCGTTCAGCCAAAAAGTTCTTCACGACCATCCGCCAATTCGATTGCCTG AAACCGCAATCATGGGTATCTCGCGTGACTCTCGACACAAGCGCTCCGCCTCCGGTGCCAAGCGTGCCTACTACC GGAAGAAGCGCGCTTTCGAGGCTGGTCGCCAGGGTGCCAACACCCGTATTGGCCCCAAGCGCATTCACACCGTCCGAACCCGAGGTGGTAACCACAAGTACCGTGCCCTCCGTCTCGACTCCGGCAACTTTGCCTGGGGCTCCGAGGGTCTGACCCGCAAGACCCGTGTCATTGCCGTCGCCTATCACCCTTCCAACAACGAGCTTGTCCGAACAAACACCCTCACCAAGAGCGCCGTTGTCCAGGTTGATGCCGCTCCCTTCCGACAGTGGTACGAGGCCCACTACGGCCAGGCCATCGGCCGAAGACGTCAGAAGGCTCAGGCTGCCAAGGAGGGcaagactgaggaggaggtgAAGAAGTCTAAcgctgttgagaagaagcaggccGCCCGTCTGTCTTCCCGCGGCAAGGTCGAGAGCGCCATCGAGAAGCAGTTCGAGGCTGGTCGACTCTACGCCGTTGTTTCCAGCCGACCCGGTCAGTCTGGCCGCGTTGATGGTTACATTCTGGAGGGTGAGGAGCTCGCTTTCTACCAGCGTAAGCTCCACAAGTAA